A portion of the Daphnia magna isolate NIES linkage group LG4, ASM2063170v1.1, whole genome shotgun sequence genome contains these proteins:
- the LOC116921052 gene encoding uncharacterized protein LOC116921052 isoform X2 — MTSRMQDGKCCIAKIPSISDRLQLLFENPLHIQELIFKEKCQPVRQAIDLTYTSDQPVQNHVIENQYKTVRIERLLSLYRSGELHLRVIDTRDRPMVFAVPLNDTTDFLLISRDAYATLLQDWEGAPPVVIEVFNSPFTFDHGSRYGILAYDVIVRGWELVGCLSPLISDNPDTRQVPDPTIRLMEYFRKNLHNLTDVTNFTKKRKSLEENVGRRHCTNLPVANFQFQPTTNSQSF, encoded by the exons ATGACATCGAGGATGCAAGACGGCAAGTGTTGCATTGCTAAAATACCATCCATCTCGGACCGATTACAACTTCTATTTGAAAACCCTTTACATATCCAAGAGCTGAtcttcaaagaaaaatgtcaacCTGTTCGACAAGCGATTGATTTGACATACACATCCGACCAACCTGTGCAAAACCACGTTATCGAAAATCAGTACAAAACAGTGAGAATCGAAAGGTTACTTTCTTTGTACCGATCCGGTGAACTTCACCTTCGTGTGATCGACACCAGGGATAGACCAATGGTTTTTGCAGTGCCACTTAATGATACCACAGATTTCTTGCTCATCAGTAGGGATGCCTATGCAACATTATTGCAAGATTGGGAAGGTGCGCCTCCAGTTGTGATTGAAGTATTCAATTCACCTTTCACGTTCGATCACGGATCGAGGTATGGCATACTGGCCTACGACGTGATTGTTCGTGGCTGGGAACTCGTCGGGTGTCTTTCACCACTCATTTCAGATAACCCGGACACACGTCAAGTTCCTGATCCGACGATTCGTCTGATGGAGTATTTCAGGAAAAACTTACAT AATTTAACCGATGTAACAAATTTCACCAAGAAGAGAAAATCGCTGGAAGAAAATGTTGGCAGACGACACTGTACAAACTTACCAGTGGCCAACTTCCAATTCCAACCAACGACCAATTCCCAGTCCTTTTAG
- the LOC116921052 gene encoding uncharacterized protein LOC116921052 isoform X1, translating to MTSRMQDGKCCIAKIPSISDRLQLLFENPLHIQELIFKEKCQPVRQAIDLTYTSDQPVQNHVIENQYKTVRIERLLSLYRSGELHLRVIDTRDRPMVFAVPLNDTTDFLLISRDAYATLLQDWEGAPPVVIEVFNSPFTFDHGSRYGILAYDVIVRGWELVGCLSPLISDNPDTRQVPDPTIRLMEYFRKNLHQNLTDVTNFTKKRKSLEENVGRRHCTNLPVANFQFQPTTNSQSF from the exons ATGACATCGAGGATGCAAGACGGCAAGTGTTGCATTGCTAAAATACCATCCATCTCGGACCGATTACAACTTCTATTTGAAAACCCTTTACATATCCAAGAGCTGAtcttcaaagaaaaatgtcaacCTGTTCGACAAGCGATTGATTTGACATACACATCCGACCAACCTGTGCAAAACCACGTTATCGAAAATCAGTACAAAACAGTGAGAATCGAAAGGTTACTTTCTTTGTACCGATCCGGTGAACTTCACCTTCGTGTGATCGACACCAGGGATAGACCAATGGTTTTTGCAGTGCCACTTAATGATACCACAGATTTCTTGCTCATCAGTAGGGATGCCTATGCAACATTATTGCAAGATTGGGAAGGTGCGCCTCCAGTTGTGATTGAAGTATTCAATTCACCTTTCACGTTCGATCACGGATCGAGGTATGGCATACTGGCCTACGACGTGATTGTTCGTGGCTGGGAACTCGTCGGGTGTCTTTCACCACTCATTTCAGATAACCCGGACACACGTCAAGTTCCTGATCCGACGATTCGTCTGATGGAGTATTTCAGGAAAAACTTACAT CAGAATTTAACCGATGTAACAAATTTCACCAAGAAGAGAAAATCGCTGGAAGAAAATGTTGGCAGACGACACTGTACAAACTTACCAGTGGCCAACTTCCAATTCCAACCAACGACCAATTCCCAGTCCTTTTAG
- the LOC116921048 gene encoding uncharacterized protein LOC116921048, which translates to MTSSSPPPLVPIYGYNHIHHTVVNPSMSNRQMESQVATSFDQQPYIVKKEFASNGVSDQEYDKHSFAQNEDSAKQLPVKYAEPEFNPLQISNQEDDTTSDAEFSAGLLCHPFHPSQDSDHHGKRALNVEKIVADVDCYWYRRNLENVATIGCLKKKILRLEKKLKTAENLRDVQFNATQFNAVEWKKKDKNTHPKIFHCKTCPKKYKTKRGLQLHTTIKHGKNQTDCQFTDTMTPLPDVQRKQGDSDHHGRYFENGLPVMSPQASLFLFPSVQLPSV; encoded by the exons ATGACATCGTCGTCTCCCCCTCCGCTGGTCCCAATCTACGGATACAATCACATCCACCATACCGTCGTAAATCCATCCATGAGTAACAGACAAATGGAGTCGCAGGTTGCCACTTCTTTCGATCAACAACCTTACATCGTCAAGAAAGAATTCGCATCAAACGGTGTGAGCGATCAAGAGTACGACAAACATTCGTTTGCACAGAACGAGGACTCGGCAAAACAACTTCCCGTGAAATACGCGGAACCGGAGTTTAATCCGTTACAAATATCGAACCAGGAAGACGACACCACTTCTGATGCTGAATTTTCTGCCGGTTTACTCTGCCATCCCTTCCATCCATCGCAA GATAGCGACCATCACGGAAAGAGAGCATTAAATGTTGAAAAAATTGTGGCTGACGTTGATTGTTATTGGTACAGAAGGAATCTTGAAAACGTTGCAACTATTGGTTgtcttaaaaagaaaatactaaGATTAGAGAAGAAGTTAAAAACCGCTGAAAACCTTCGAG ATGTACAATTTAATGCTACCCAGTTCAATGCTGTAgaatggaagaagaaagataAAAACACACACCCCAAAATCTTCCACTGTAAAACTTGCCCCAAG AAATATAAGACGAAACGCGGTCTGCAATTGCACACAACAATTAAACACGGCAAAAATCAAACGGATTGCCAATTCACGGATACG ATGACACCTCTCCCTGACGTTCAAAGAAAACAAGGCGACAGCGATCATCATGGTCgatattttgaaaatggacTGCCTGTGATGTCTCCTCAAGCTtcgctttttttgtttccaagTGTCCAGTTGCCTTCAGTGTAA
- the LOC116921051 gene encoding venom allergen 3 homolog, producing the protein MHFAAIILLVLAATNFGQTQNSYCTLSTCPPNTNTLCKYSSTSWGAACLPAYPTKSNVTTAEIPIILKAHNDYRRRVAKGLETRGLPGPQPAASNMRELIWDDELAVMAQTHAQQCVYGHDACRNVARFQVGQNLFISGSPEDNLGTSNWNQAVTSWYNEVDNMAIEFVTSFPSNPPKVIGHYTAVVWATTTYVGCGVAYYQSTAVWPTFPYNRYYVCNYGPSGNFIGMPVYSQGPAGSACPSGTVNNDGLCAPAPPSG; encoded by the exons ATGCATTTCGCAGCTATTATTCTACTAGTCCTTGCGGCTACTAATTTTGGCCAAACGCAAAATTCCTACTGTACTCTGAGCACATGCCCACCCAATACCAATACTCTCTGCAAGTACTCG AGCACTTCTTGGGGAGCAGCGTGTCTACCCGCATACCCAACTAAATCGAACGTCACCACAGCCGAGATCCCAATCATTTTGAAAGCACATAATGATTATCGTCGTCGAGTTGCCAAAGGCCTCGAGACCCGTGGTCTTCCAGGTCCTCAACCAGCGGCATCCAACATGAGAGAATTG ATTTGGGATGATGAACTCGCCGTGATGGCCCAAACCCACGCCCAGCAATGTGTTTATGGGCATGACGCCTGCAGAAACGTCG CTCGTTTTCAGGTGGGCCAgaatctttttatttccggTTCCCCAGAAGACAACCTTGGCACATCTAACTGGAATCAAGCTGTTACATCTTGGTATAATGAAGTTGACAACATGGCGATTGAGTTTGTTACCAGTTTTCC ATCAAACCCACCCAAAGTTATTGGCCATTACACTGCAGTGGTTTGGGCAACAACCACTTATGTTGGCTGTGGAGTTGCTTACTACCAATCAACTGCC GTTTGGCCAACATTCCCTTACAACCGATATTATGTTTGCAACTACGGCCCATCTGGAAACTTCATCGGTATGCCCGTGTATTCGCAAGGACCTGCTGGATCTGCCTGTCCTTCTGGAACTGTAAACAACGATGGTTTATGTGCCCCTGCCCCCCCAAGTGGTTAA